The proteins below are encoded in one region of Ereboglobus luteus:
- the dtd gene encoding D-aminoacyl-tRNA deacylase: MRAVVQRVTSASVTIDGIVRGEIGAGLVILLGIAEGDTADDVRWLAEKCAALRIFADDANAMNRSLVDIGGGALVISQFTLIASCRKGSRPSFHRAAKPAGARPLYEQFLSHLSAVLGRPVACGEFGAMMQVALVNDGPVTIVVDSRES; the protein is encoded by the coding sequence ATGAGAGCAGTTGTCCAACGAGTCACCTCCGCAAGCGTCACGATCGACGGAATCGTTCGCGGCGAAATCGGCGCGGGGCTGGTGATTCTTCTTGGGATTGCCGAGGGCGACACGGCCGATGATGTTCGCTGGCTTGCCGAAAAATGCGCCGCGCTGCGCATCTTTGCCGACGATGCAAACGCGATGAACCGCTCGCTTGTCGACATCGGCGGCGGCGCGCTCGTGATCAGCCAGTTCACCTTGATCGCGAGCTGCCGCAAAGGCTCTCGCCCCTCGTTTCATCGCGCGGCGAAACCCGCCGGGGCGCGTCCGCTCTACGAGCAATTTCTCTCCCACTTGAGCGCCGTGCTTGGCCGCCCCGTCGCATGCGGTGAGTTCGGCGCGATGATGCAGGTCGCGCTCGTCAACGACGGCCCCGTGACAATCGTGGTCGATTCGAGGGAGTCGTAA
- a CDS encoding ComF family protein has product MPFTPGHLARGLSETLFPPICAHCDGIVGRSENLDTFRHVCAKCESRIEFVGEPCCSTCGHPFYGELAGGRMCEHCENLAPAFNEGRTAVLFRGAARALIHELKYHGARYVLRDIETILRRSPRVLELARGATLVPVPLHPRKERERGYNQGRLVAECLARAAGGEAAGTRVKMLLRRVVDTVSQTALDRATRRKNLKDAFSLVRGARVDAAEKYVVVDDVFTTGSTLNSCARVLRRAGCENLFVITFGHG; this is encoded by the coding sequence ATGCCGTTTACCCCCGGACATCTTGCGCGCGGATTAAGCGAGACGCTGTTTCCCCCGATATGCGCGCACTGCGACGGAATTGTCGGACGTAGTGAAAACTTGGATACATTTCGGCATGTCTGCGCAAAGTGCGAGTCGCGGATCGAGTTTGTCGGCGAGCCGTGTTGCTCGACATGCGGACATCCGTTTTACGGGGAGCTGGCGGGCGGGCGCATGTGCGAGCATTGCGAGAATTTGGCGCCGGCGTTCAACGAGGGGCGCACGGCGGTGCTGTTTCGCGGCGCGGCAAGAGCGTTGATTCACGAGCTGAAATATCATGGCGCGCGTTATGTGCTGCGCGACATCGAGACTATTTTGCGACGCTCGCCGCGCGTGCTGGAGCTCGCCCGCGGCGCGACGCTCGTGCCGGTGCCGCTGCATCCCCGGAAGGAGCGCGAGCGCGGCTACAACCAGGGGCGACTGGTCGCGGAATGCCTTGCGCGCGCTGCGGGAGGCGAGGCGGCGGGAACGCGCGTGAAAATGCTTTTACGGCGCGTGGTGGACACGGTTTCACAAACCGCGCTCGATCGCGCCACCCGGCGAAAGAACCTGAAGGACGCGTTCTCGCTGGTCCGCGGCGCGCGCGTGGATGCCGCCGAGAAATACGTGGTTGTTGACGACGTGTTCACCACCGGCTCCACGCTCAACAGTTGCGCCCGGGTGCTGCGCCGCGCGGGTTGCGAAAACCTGTTCGTGATCACGTTCGGTCACGGATAA
- a CDS encoding phosphoribosylanthranilate isomerase, which translates to MINGIQVKVCGITSLIDAEAADRVGADFLGFDLNPKSPRHVPLEVYHNIVTHLPYRKKIAVMTEPRKEELRHALAIGFSLAQIHFNHTTPLEQIEKWSRTVGARHLWLAPELPPEMDVPGEWLSLADGFLLDPFCADENTRDSGDWRKFARHRETHPDNLWILSGDLTPDNAGEAVNKSGARFVDVSSGVEISPGVKNTAKLEAFARALRQR; encoded by the coding sequence ATGATAAACGGCATTCAGGTGAAGGTTTGCGGAATCACGTCACTCATTGATGCGGAGGCGGCGGATCGGGTCGGCGCGGATTTTCTCGGGTTCGACCTCAATCCAAAATCGCCGCGCCACGTGCCGTTGGAGGTTTATCACAACATTGTCACGCACCTGCCCTACAGGAAAAAAATCGCCGTCATGACGGAGCCCCGCAAGGAGGAGTTGAGGCATGCGCTGGCGATCGGTTTTTCACTTGCGCAAATCCACTTCAACCACACGACACCGCTCGAGCAAATTGAAAAATGGTCGCGCACGGTCGGCGCGCGGCACCTGTGGCTCGCGCCGGAGCTTCCTCCCGAAATGGACGTGCCCGGCGAATGGCTGTCGCTTGCCGACGGTTTTCTGCTGGATCCATTTTGCGCGGATGAAAACACGCGCGACTCCGGCGACTGGCGGAAGTTTGCGCGGCATCGCGAGACGCATCCGGACAATTTGTGGATTCTCTCCGGCGACTTGACGCCCGACAACGCGGGCGAAGCCGTGAACAAAAGCGGCGCGCGTTTTGTCGACGTGAGCAGCGGCGTTGAGATTTCGCCCGGCGTGAAAAACACGGCAAAACTGGAGGCATTCGCCCGCGCACTGCGGCAAAGATAA
- a CDS encoding LutB/LldF family L-lactate oxidation iron-sulfur protein, with protein MHQPIDQYAAKLSADKRASVYDGTKSGYDARLRSLNTSYPAPDHLRLLAGRIKQHTIENLDTYLPQVEARLRTNGVKVHWAVDGGEACAHVHRIMEARGAKKMVKAKTMVSEEIHLADYLEKRGMECLETDLGEFIIQIDHDHPSHIVKPIIHKNRREIATSFEKNGLGSYNDDPEVITARARQFLRHKYLAADVGLSGANFVSAESGRIVLVTNEGNSRFSIAATKVHIALVGIEKIVPRDRDLGVFLNLLARSATGQQLTSYTEFIGGARSANQPDGPEEMHVIFVDNGRARVLADDCRAILRCIRCSACLNVCPVYRQASGHAYRAVYPGPVGAVLSPLLAGDEFPEMADLPKASSLCGACNEVCPVNIPIPDLLLRLRDRGKREHSKVAAADTPPMGAFGTLANHPSLWKAAMKTGGLSALYPTFLMPSYGKAWVRTRGMPKWRGGKFRAWMKNRKQQASK; from the coding sequence ATGCACCAGCCAATTGACCAATACGCCGCCAAGCTGTCCGCCGACAAACGCGCATCCGTTTATGACGGCACCAAGTCCGGCTACGACGCCCGGCTTCGCTCGCTCAACACTTCCTACCCAGCCCCTGATCATCTCCGCCTGCTTGCCGGCCGGATCAAGCAGCACACAATCGAAAACCTCGACACCTACCTGCCGCAAGTCGAGGCGCGCCTGCGGACGAACGGCGTGAAAGTGCATTGGGCGGTTGACGGCGGCGAGGCGTGCGCGCACGTGCATCGCATAATGGAGGCGCGCGGCGCGAAAAAAATGGTGAAGGCCAAGACGATGGTGAGCGAGGAAATCCACCTCGCCGACTATCTCGAAAAGCGCGGCATGGAATGCCTGGAAACCGACCTCGGCGAGTTCATCATCCAAATCGACCACGATCATCCGTCGCACATCGTCAAGCCGATCATCCACAAGAACCGGCGCGAAATCGCGACGTCGTTCGAGAAAAACGGACTCGGCTCCTACAACGACGATCCCGAGGTGATCACGGCGCGCGCGCGTCAGTTTTTGCGACACAAATACCTGGCGGCCGACGTGGGTTTGTCGGGCGCCAATTTTGTCTCGGCGGAAAGCGGCCGCATCGTGCTTGTGACAAACGAGGGCAACTCGCGCTTTTCGATTGCCGCGACAAAGGTTCACATCGCGCTTGTGGGCATTGAAAAAATCGTGCCGCGCGACCGCGACCTCGGCGTGTTTCTAAACCTGCTCGCGCGCTCGGCGACGGGACAGCAGCTCACCTCCTACACCGAATTCATCGGCGGCGCGCGCTCGGCGAACCAGCCCGACGGACCGGAGGAAATGCACGTCATCTTCGTTGACAACGGGCGCGCTCGCGTGCTCGCGGACGACTGCCGCGCCATTCTCCGCTGCATTCGTTGCAGCGCGTGCCTGAACGTCTGCCCGGTTTACCGGCAGGCGAGCGGCCACGCTTACCGCGCCGTTTATCCGGGGCCGGTCGGTGCGGTGCTTTCGCCTTTGCTCGCTGGGGATGAGTTTCCCGAAATGGCCGACCTGCCAAAGGCGTCCTCGCTTTGCGGCGCGTGCAACGAGGTCTGCCCGGTCAACATACCAATACCCGATTTGCTGCTGCGACTGCGGGATCGCGGCAAGCGCGAGCACAGCAAAGTCGCCGCCGCCGACACGCCGCCGATGGGCGCGTTCGGCACGCTGGCGAATCATCCATCGCTTTGGAAAGCCGCCATGAAAACGGGAGGCCTGTCGGCACTGTATCCGACGTTCCTGATGCCGTCCTACGGAAAGGCGTGGGTGCGCACCCGCGGCATGCCCAAATGGCGCGGTGGAAAATTCCGCGCATGGATGAAAAATCGCAAACAACAAGCCTCGAAATAA
- a CDS encoding LutC/YkgG family protein: protein MTASRDAILKRVNDALAPLKERAPYPEFADDVAVMPALDRNGDLWAAFCERAKLVHGTPLSGKPAVLADWLHGQNLHHGYCDPELLPLFGEALAAAGCAVETIFDRARVDEYQFGITRAEAAIAETGSLVLTDATTSSRLAALAPWTHVAVLKRGQIFADVADALKKMPADPNVIWCTGPSRTADVEGILIEGVHGPGVQVAFLLE, encoded by the coding sequence ATGACTGCTTCCCGTGATGCCATTTTAAAGCGCGTGAACGACGCGCTCGCGCCGCTCAAGGAGCGCGCGCCGTATCCAGAATTTGCCGACGACGTGGCGGTAATGCCCGCGCTTGATCGCAATGGCGACTTGTGGGCAGCGTTTTGCGAGCGCGCAAAACTCGTGCACGGCACGCCCCTTTCGGGCAAGCCGGCGGTGCTCGCCGACTGGCTGCACGGGCAAAACCTGCATCACGGTTATTGCGACCCGGAATTGCTGCCGCTGTTCGGCGAGGCGCTGGCGGCGGCGGGCTGCGCGGTTGAGACGATATTTGATCGCGCGCGGGTCGATGAGTATCAGTTCGGCATCACGCGCGCGGAGGCCGCGATTGCGGAAACCGGCTCGCTGGTGCTGACGGACGCGACGACTTCGAGCCGACTCGCCGCGCTCGCGCCGTGGACGCATGTGGCGGTGCTGAAACGCGGGCAGATTTTTGCGGACGTGGCGGATGCCCTGAAAAAAATGCCCGCCGACCCGAACGTAATCTGGTGCACCGGTCCCTCGCGCACGGCCGATGTCGAGGGGATTTTAATCGAGGGTGTCCACGGCCCCGGCGTGCAAGTGGCGTTTCTGCTGGAGTGA